One Capra hircus breed San Clemente chromosome 29, ASM170441v1, whole genome shotgun sequence genomic region harbors:
- the LOC102191499 gene encoding olfactory receptor 148-like yields the protein MRNHTELSEFILLGIPQTEGLETVLLVIFSFIYPLTLLGNLLILLVIVSSSTLHTPMYFFLGLLSILDMLFPSVTCPKMLFYLSGQSRAISYKGCAVQLFFYHFLGSTEGCLYSVMAYDRFVAICHPLRYMLIMRPGVCVGLVMAAWLVGCLQATILISFTFELPYCGPNRVDHFFCDIPAVLPLACADSSLAQTVGSTNVGFLALTLWLSVCVSYTCIGIAILRIHSAEGRQKAFSTCSAHLTAILCAFGPVTIIYLQPTPNPFLSATVQILNNIVSPMLNSLIYSLRNKEVKSSLKRVFYNVFTALD from the coding sequence ATGAGGAACCACACAGAGCTGAGTGAGTTCATCCTACTGGGAATACCTCAGACAGAGGGACTGGAAACTGTGCTCCTTGTCATCTTCTCCTTCATTTACCCCTTGACCCTGCTGGGCAATTTGCTCATCCTTCTAGTAATTGTCTCCTCCTCGACCCTTCACACTCCCATGTACTTCTTCTTGGGACTCCTATCGATTTTGGACATGCTGTTCCCCTCTGTCACCTGTCCCAAGATGCTATTCTATCTCTCTGGCCAGAGCCGAGCCATATCTTATAAGGGATGTGCTGTTCAGCTCTTCTTCTATCATTTCCTGGGTTCTACGGAAGGCTGCCTCTATTCTGTGATGGCTTATGATCGCTTTGTTGCCATCTGTCACCCACTGAGGTATATGCTCATCATGAGACCTGGAGTCTGTGTTGGTTTGGTCATGGCAGCTTGGTTGGTAGGTTGTCTTCAGGCTACCATCCTGATATCCTTTACCTTTGAGCTACCCTACTGTGGCCCCAATAGAGTGGACCACTTCTTCTGTGACATTCCTGCTGTCTTACCCCTGGCTTGTGCTGATAGCTCCCTGGCCCAGACAGTGGGTTCCACTAATGTTGGCTTTCTGGCTTTAACGCTTTGGTTGAGTGTTTGTGTCTCCTACACATGCATTGGGATTGCCATTTTGAGGATCCATTCTGCAGAGGGCAGGCAGAAAGCTTTCTCTACCTGCAGTGCCCACCTCACTGCCATTCTTTGTGCCTTTGGACCTGTAACCATCATCTATCTGCAGCCGACACCCAACCCTTTTCTCAGTGCCACAgtgcaaatattaaataatattgtcTCACCCATGCTGAACTCATTAATCTATTCCTTAAGGAACAAGGAGGTGAAAAGCTCATTAAAAAGGGTATTCTATAATGTATTTACTGCTCTGGACTAA